A single Primulina eburnea isolate SZY01 chromosome 11, ASM2296580v1, whole genome shotgun sequence DNA region contains:
- the LOC140804716 gene encoding uncharacterized protein: MLSEIAKQNIVFALCKYLSLDPGDLASSDKAKLPDLLRWVDYIQNNEDFGELLKKIQLEKVQCIPSVSNLPICLIGKVDDSNAKKTIHETKVAIIKEADSKVKTSTGTEKVEAASQATPDKKILPGKELGKATQREKEVEKKDEELNVGLLKIQIVHIRKAWKHPSADSLLVEEIEVGEAKCRQVNRRVVLITNVKPGKLRDVMSEGLVLCASNQDHSIVEPLIPQTRLKLVNLLHFLVNKLSSTLSTTIMVCCRGRGNRNGCYCSSYNEISRNGRGIGI; encoded by the exons ATGTTATCTGAGATTGCGAAGCAAAATATTGTTTTTGCTCTCTGTAAATACCTTTCGTTGGATCCG GGTGATCTTGCAAGCTCTGACAAAGCCAAGCTGCCGGACTTGTTGAGATGGGTTGATTATATTCAG AACAATGAAGATTTTGGGGAATTATTAAAAAAGATTCAATTGGAGAAAGTCCAATGCATTCCCTCAGTCAGTAACTTGCCAATATGCTT AATTGGGAAGGTTGATGATTCCAATGCAAAGAAAACTATTCATGAAACAAAAGTGGCTATCATTAAGGAAGCAGATTCAAAAGTGAAGACAAGTACAGGCACA GAAAAGGTTGAAGCAGCCAGTCAAGCAACTCCAGACAAAAAGATACTTCCTGGAAAAGAGCTAGGTAAAGCGACACAACGTGAAAAGGAGGTGGAAAAGAAAGACGAAGAACTTAACGTCGGTCTACTTAAAATTCAGATTGTACATATTCGCAAAGCCTGGAAACATCCTTCAGCTGATAG TTTGCTGGTTGAGGAGATTGAAGTCGGGGAAGCCAAATGCAGGCAAGTG AATCGCCGAGTGGTACTGATAACAAACGTAAAACCTGGAAAGTTACGAGATGTGATGTCAGAGGGACTG GTGTTGTGTGCTTCTAATCAAGATCATTCCATTGTGGAGCCTCTTATACCTCAGACGAGGCTAAAATTGGTGAATCTGTTACATTTTCTGG TGAATAAACTATCATCAACTTTAAGTACAACAATCATGGTTTGCTGTCGCGGTCGCGGAAATCGGAACGGATGCTACTGTTCCAGTTACAATGAAATTTCACGGAACGGTCGCGGAAttggtatttaa
- the LOC140805178 gene encoding probable mitochondrial import inner membrane translocase subunit TIM21, with amino-acid sequence MKSIRALKTILTRLQVAQELGIKRRHVIRAENVCKLNTDMKAGVSALVRALGNGKFANVRSSLGVFEVNGLNITVPGYARSMATGTSESTRKSSHETKKDVTTVEDPFDAPTYNIPEKPMTFTEGASYGVLILAGLGIAAAAGYAVFKELLFEPKEYKIFGKALDRIKTDSQVRVRIGSPITGYGQESRNRAARQRIPNRVWTDEDGNEHIEVNFHIRGPHGAGLVGAEMFKDKVDKQWKYVYLIVEIRSPSPAKLLLESYVPA; translated from the exons ATGAAATCGATTAGAGCTCTTAAGACCATACTCACCAG GTTGCAGGTGGCTCAGGAACTTGGCATCAAGAGAAGACACGTTATTCGAGCAGAAAATGTTTGCAAATTGAATACGGATATGAAAGCTG GCGTCTCGGCGTTGGTTAGAGCATTGGGAAATGGAAAATTTGCAAATGTCCGTTCGTCTTTGGGAGTTTTTGAGGTCAATGGGTTGAACATTACTGTTCCTGGTTATGCTAGGTCCATGGCAACAGGAACTTCCGAATCAACCCGGAAGAGCTCGCACGAG ACCAAAAAAGATGTAACCACAGTCGAGGATCCATTTGATGCTCCAACATATAATATACCTGAGAAGCCAATGACATTTACCGAGGGAGCTTCTTATGGCGTTCTCATCCTTGCTGGGCTTGGAATTGCAGCAGCTGCAGGATATGCTGTTTTTAAAGAACTTTTATTTGAACCTAAAGA GTATAAAATTTTTGGGAAGGCTCTTGACAGAATAAAAACTGACAGTCAG GTTAGAGTTAGAATTGGATCCCCTATAACTGGGTATGGCCAGGAAAGCCGGAACCGAGCTGCTCGCCAACGCATCCCTAATCGAGTATGGACCGATGAAGATGGAAACGAGCATATCGAG GTTAATTTCCACATTCGCGGTCCCCATGGAGCTGGTTTAGTTGGTGCCGAGATGTTCAAGGACAAGGTTGATAAGCAGTGGAAGTACGTTTATTTGATCGTCGAAATCAGATCACCGTCCCCAGCAAAACTGCTGCTCGAATCTTATGTTCCAGCGTGA
- the LOC140804156 gene encoding LOW QUALITY PROTEIN: probable LRR receptor-like serine/threonine-protein kinase IRK (The sequence of the model RefSeq protein was modified relative to this genomic sequence to represent the inferred CDS: inserted 1 base in 1 codon; deleted 1 base in 1 codon) — MRNLLVVFSLVYFSPFLVTSFSPSLNDDVLGLIVFKADVKDPDGKLSSWNEDDNTPCRWNGVKCNPRSNRVSDLVLDGCELSGRLGRGLLRLQFLRKLSLARNNLTGILSLSLAQLPDLRVLDLSDNGFSGLIPSDFFSQCGSLRSVSLAHNKFSGSIPESLSSCSMLASLKFSGNQFSGVLASGLWSLPGLRSLDLSDNMLEGKIPKLIEGSNNLRALNLRKNQFTGEVPHEIGNCLLLRLIDLSENSLSGWLPSTMQNLALCNSLVLHKNGFVGEVPKWIGEMRSLETLDLSANRFSGQVPVSIGKLQSLKILNVSSNALTGSLPESMSSFVNLLVFDVSHNYLIGNLPSWIFNIGLEKVVLSDNXISGSIDNAINSSTENSRKKLLILDVSHNKLSGVIPSSVGDFSSLQFLNMASNSFTGSIPADIALLKTLRVLDFSENQLNGSIPSEIGGAISLNELRLERNLFGGNIPSTIEDCSSLMILSLAHNEITGSVPASLAKLSYLQIVDFSFNKLTGTLPKQLANLVRLQSFNISENQLQGELPAGGFFNAIAPSSVSGNPSLCGAAVHKSCPTVLPKPLVLNPNSTDDAPGINPQSFRHGKKILSISALIAISAAAAIVIGVVAITVLNFRVQSSTSNSAVALTFSGGNEFSHSPTGDGDSGKLVMFSGDPNFSTGTHALLNKDCELGRGGFGTVYRTILRDGRSVAIKKLTASSLVKSQEDFEREMKKLGRIRHDNLVALDGYYWTPSLQLLIYEFVSGGNLYKHLHETCAGNYLSWNVRFNIILGAAKGLAHLHLKNTIHYNLKSSNILIDGSGEPKVADYSLARLLPTLDRYVLSSKIQSALGYMAPEFACKTVKITEKCDVYGFGILVLEIVTGKRPVEYMDDDVVVLCDMVRGALEEGRVEECVDSRLEGTFPVDEVIPVMKLGLICTSQVPSNRPDMAEVVNILELIRCPSESQDESNF; from the exons ATGAGAAATTTGCTCGTTGTTTTCTCTCTCGtttatttttctccatttttggtTACATCTTTTAGCCCCTCTTTAAATGACGATGTTCTGGGCTTAATCGTGTTCAAGGCTGATGTCAAGGATCCTGATGGCAAACTAAGTTCTTGGAACGAAGATGACAATACCCCTTGTAGGTGGAATGGCGTAAAATGTAACCCCAGATCCAATAGAGTGTCTGACCTTGTTCTTGATGGCTGTGAGCTCTCAGGAAGGTTAGGCAGAGGCCTGCTCCGACTTCAGTTTCTTCGAAAGCTATCGCTTGCTAGAAACAATCTTACAGGTATATTAAGCCTCAGCCTTGCTCAGCTTCCTGATCTTAGGGTCTTGGATTTGAGTGATAATGGCTTCTCTGGTTTGATTCCAAGTGATTTCTTTAGCCAATGTGGGTCATTGCGATCCGTTTCCTTGGCTCATAACAAGTTTTCAGGCAGTATTCCTGAGAGTTTAAGCTCATGTTCTATGCTTGCTTCCCTCAAATTTTCGGGTAATCAGTTTTCGGGGGTGTTGGCTTCTGGGCTCTGGTCGTTGCCAGGGCTTAGGTCTCTTGATTTGTCTGATAATATGTTAGAGGGTAAAATTCCAAAGCTCATAGAAGGTTCGAACAATTTGAGGGCATTAAATTTACGTAAGAATCAGTTTACCGGTGAAGTCCCTCATGAAATCGGGAATTGTTTGCTTTTGAGGTTAATCGATTTGAGCGAAAATTCGCTTTCTGGATGGCTTCCAAGCACAATGCAGAATCTTGCTTTGTGCAATAGTTTAGTTCTACACAAAAATGGATTTGTGGGAGAGGTGCCCAAATGGATAGGAGAAATGAGAAGCCTCGAGACCCTTGATCTTTCTGCCAATAGGTTTAGCGGTCAAGTCCCCGTTTCAATTGGGAAGCTGCAGTCGTTGAAGATTCTCAATGTATCCAGCAATGCCCTCACGGGAAGCTTGCCCGAATCCATGAGCAGTTTTGTAAACCTTCTGGTGTTTGATGTCAGTCATAATTATTTGATAGGAAATCTTCCTTCTTGGATATTCAATATTGGTTTGGAGAAAGTTGTCTTGTCAGATA AAATAAGTGGCAGCATTGATAATGCCATCAATTCTTCAACCGAAAACTCTCGTAAAAAGCTCTTGATTTTGGATGTGTCCCAT AATAAGTTATCTGGTGTAATTCCATCTTCTGTTGGGGATTTTAGCAGCTTGCAGTTCTTGAATATGGCAAGTAACTCATTCACGGGCAGCATACCTGCAGATATTGCACTGTTGAAGACCTTAAGAGTTCTTGATTTCAGCGAGAATCAGTTAAATGGCAGCATTCCATCTGAAATTGGAGGAGCCATCTCTCTAAATGAATTGAGACTGGAGAGGAACTTGTTTGGTGGAAACATCCCTTCGACAATTGAGGATTGCTCTTCCCTGATGATTTT GTCTCTTGCTCATAATGAAATAACGGGATCAGTTCCCGCATCTCTTGCCAAGCTTAGCTACCTTCAAATTGTAGATTTTTCGTTCAACAAGCTGACAGGAACACTACCAAAGCAGCTGGCAAATCTTGTTCGCTTGCAGTCGTTTAACATTTCCGAGAACCAACTACAAGGTGAACTGCCTGCTGGTGGTTTCTTCAACGCCATTGCACCATCATCAGTATCAGGAAATCCATCTCTTTGTGGGGCGGCAGTCCATAAAAGTTGCCCTACTGTCCTTCCTAAACCGCTCGTACTCAATCCCAATTCTACGGACGATGCACCAGGTATCAACCCCCAAAGTTTTCGTCATGGGAAGAAAATTCTCAGCATTTCGGCCTTAATTGCCATTAGTGCGGCCGCTGCTATAGTCATTGGTGTAGTTGCCATAACTGTTCTGAATTTCCGTGTACAGTCTTCCACTTCTAATTCGGCTGTAGCTCTTACATTTTCTGGTGGTAATGAATTTAGCCATTCACCGACTGGAGATGGCGATTCTGGAAAACTTGTTATGTTTTCGGGAGACCCCAATTTTAGCACTGGGACACATGCTCTGCTCAACAAAGATTGTGAACTTGGCCGTGGGGGATTTGGCACGGTCTATCGAACTATTCTTAGAGATGGGCGTTCAGTCGCCATTAAGAAACTCACTGCTTCGAGTCTTGTCAAATCCCAAGAAGATTTTGAAAGGGAAATGAAGAAGTTGGGGAGAATTCGTCATGATAACCTCGTGGCACTCGATGGTTATTACTGGACCCCATCACTACAGCTTCTTATATATGAATTTGTCTCAGGTGGAAATTTGTACAAGCACCTACATGAAACATGTGCTGGAAATTACCTCTCGTGGaatgtgagattcaatatcattctTGGCGCAGCGAAAGGGTTAGCTCATTTACACCTGAAGAACACAATCCACTACAACTTAAAGTCGAGCAATATCTTAATTGACGGCTCCGGTGAACCTAAGGTTGCGGATTATAGCTTAGCAAGGCTATTACCTACGCTGGATCGATACGTTTTGAGCAGCAAGATTCAGAGTGCCTTAGGCTACATGGCGCCGGAGTTTGCCTGCAAAACAGTGAAAATAACCGAAAAATGTGATGTTTATGGATTCGGTATATTGGTCTTGGAGATAGTGACCGGCAAGAGGCCTGTCGAGTACATGGATGATGATGTTGTGGTGCTATGTGATATGGTTCGAGGAGCATTAGAAGAAGGCAGAGTGGAGGAATGTGTGGACAGTAGGTTGGAGGGGACGTTTCCTGTGGATGAGGTGATTCCGGTGATGAAACTAGGTTTAATCTGCACGTCCCAGGTGCCATCGAACAGACCCGACATGGCAGAAGTGGTTAACATATTGGAGCTGATTAGATGCCCTTCAGAAAGCCAGGATGAATCTAACTTCTAG
- the LOC140804164 gene encoding B3 domain-containing protein Os02g0598200-like, producing MTQNSKKSLLPDVTRFFKPMFGEGYSEYLYLPPQMGKTLKHMVDQESHLQDATGKTWPITISYVNGVLAFHKGWDEFFLQHDLSIGEILVFEHMKGSSCFSVKIYGTHACEILDFDEEICETDEDVGEDISSQSETSEVISQGECSVGTIENDGVIRYRLTELKRTS from the exons ATGACTCAGAATTCGAAGAAATCCTTGCTGCCCGATGTGACTCGTTTTTTCAAACCTATGTTTGGCGAGGGCTACTCAGAATATTTG TACTTGCCTCCACAAATGGGTAAAACATTGAAACACATGGTTGATCAAGAGAGTCATCTCCAAGATGCAACTGGGAAAACATGGCCTATTACAATATCATATGTCAATGGAGTCCTAGCATTCCACAAGGGATGGGATGAATTTTTCTTACAACACGATCTATCGATCGGAGAAATACTGGTGTTCGAGCACATGAAGGGATCGTCGTGCTTTTCTGTGAAAATATATGGTACACATGCATGTGAAATACTCGATTTCGACGAAgaaatatgtgagacggatgAAGATGTTGGCgaagatatatcatcccaaagTGAAACAAGTGAGGTGATTTCCCAAGGGGAATGTAGCGTTGGAACGATTGAGAACGATGGAg TAATTCGTTATAGGCTTACGGAGCTAAAACGAACATCTTGA